In Clostridium sp., one DNA window encodes the following:
- a CDS encoding electron transfer flavoprotein subunit beta/FixA family protein, producing MNIVVCLKQVPDTNEVKIDPKTGTLIREGVPSIINPDDKNALEESIAIKEKTGGKVTVISMGPPQAESALREALAMGADEAILISDRAFAGADTCATAYALSGALRKLDYDIIFAGRQAIDGDTAQVGPEIAEFLGIPQITYVEKVDVDGSTVTVRKAWEDGYETVKVNTPVLLTAIKELNNPRYMHMKNIFKIFNKEVKVWSAADLEVDRERLGLKGSPTKVKRSATKEARGAGEIVNKPVKEAAAYAISKLKEKHVI from the coding sequence ATGAATATTGTTGTTTGTTTAAAACAGGTACCGGACACAAATGAAGTCAAAATAGATCCAAAAACAGGAACGCTTATAAGAGAAGGTGTTCCTTCGATAATAAATCCAGATGACAAGAATGCACTTGAGGAATCAATTGCAATTAAAGAAAAAACAGGTGGAAAGGTTACAGTAATAAGCATGGGACCACCCCAGGCAGAGTCGGCACTGAGGGAAGCACTTGCAATGGGTGCAGACGAGGCAATACTCATATCTGACAGGGCTTTTGCAGGAGCAGATACCTGCGCCACAGCATATGCACTTTCAGGAGCACTCAGGAAACTGGACTACGATATAATTTTTGCAGGAAGACAGGCAATAGACGGAGATACCGCACAGGTTGGACCTGAAATAGCAGAATTTCTGGGAATACCGCAGATAACTTATGTAGAAAAGGTCGATGTGGATGGAAGTACGGTTACAGTTAGAAAAGCATGGGAAGACGGGTATGAAACAGTGAAAGTCAATACGCCGGTACTGCTTACTGCTATAAAAGAATTGAACAATCCAAGATATATGCATATGAAGAATATATTTAAAATCTTCAACAAGGAAGTAAAAGTGTGGAGCGCTGCCGATCTTGAAGTTGACAGGGAACGTCTTGGACTTAAAGGTTCTCCTACGAAGGTAAAGAGATCAGCTACAAAAGAAGCAAGAGGGGCAGGAGAGATTGTCAACAAGCCGGTAAAAGAAGCAGCAGCATATGCAATTTCAAAATTAAAAGAAAAGCATGTTATTTAA
- a CDS encoding acyl-CoA dehydrogenase, which translates to MDFTLTREQELVKQMVREFTENEVKPLAAEIDETERFPRETVEKMARYGMMGIPFPEEYGGAGGDTLSYIIAVEELSKACASTGVILSAHTSLCASLLEQFGTEEQKQKYLVPLAKGEKIGAFGLTEPNAGTDASGQQSLAVLEGDHYILNGQKIFITNGGAADIFVVFAMTDRSKGNHGISAFILEKGMPGFSIGKLENKMGIRASSTTELIFEDCIVPKENLVGREGKGFGIAMKTLDGGRIGIAAQALGIAEGALEEAVEYMKERKQFGRSLSKFQGLAWTVADLDTEIQAAKYLVYKAALSKDAHVSYTVDAARAKLMAANVAMETTAKVVQLFGGYGYTKDYPVERMMRDAKITEIYEGTSEVQKMVISGNIFK; encoded by the coding sequence ATGGATTTTACATTGACTAGGGAACAGGAACTTGTAAAACAAATGGTAAGAGAATTTACAGAAAATGAAGTCAAACCCCTGGCTGCCGAAATAGACGAGACAGAAAGGTTTCCAAGAGAAACAGTAGAAAAGATGGCCAGATACGGCATGATGGGGATACCTTTCCCGGAGGAATATGGCGGGGCGGGTGGAGACACCCTGTCTTATATAATAGCTGTGGAAGAACTTTCCAAGGCCTGCGCCTCAACGGGAGTCATACTCTCGGCACACACATCGCTCTGTGCATCGCTTCTCGAACAGTTCGGCACGGAAGAACAAAAACAGAAATATCTGGTTCCCCTTGCAAAGGGAGAAAAGATAGGTGCATTTGGACTTACAGAACCCAATGCAGGTACGGATGCATCCGGACAGCAGAGTCTGGCTGTACTTGAAGGAGACCATTATATACTGAACGGTCAGAAAATATTCATAACAAACGGTGGAGCTGCAGACATATTCGTGGTATTTGCAATGACAGACAGGAGCAAGGGAAATCATGGCATATCAGCATTCATACTTGAAAAGGGAATGCCGGGCTTTTCAATAGGAAAACTTGAAAACAAAATGGGAATAAGGGCATCATCAACTACGGAGCTGATATTCGAGGACTGTATAGTTCCAAAGGAGAATCTTGTAGGAAGAGAAGGAAAAGGTTTTGGAATAGCAATGAAGACTCTTGATGGAGGAAGAATCGGTATAGCAGCACAGGCACTTGGAATAGCAGAAGGCGCCCTGGAGGAAGCAGTTGAATACATGAAAGAAAGAAAACAGTTTGGAAGATCACTTAGCAAGTTCCAGGGGCTGGCATGGACTGTTGCCGATCTGGATACTGAAATACAGGCTGCAAAATACCTTGTGTACAAGGCAGCATTGAGCAAGGATGCACATGTATCCTATACAGTAGATGCAGCAAGAGCCAAGCTTATGGCAGCAAATGTTGCCATGGAGACTACAGCAAAGGTTGTACAGCTCTTTGGAGGATATGGATATACAAAGGACTATCCAGTAGAGAGAATGATGAGAGATGCAAAGATAACTGAAATATATGAAGGAACCTCGGAAGTACAGAAAATGGTCATTTCAGGAAATATATTTAAATAG
- a CDS encoding electron transfer flavoprotein subunit alpha/FixB family protein: MNIADYRGVWVFAEQRDGELQKVALELLGKGRELADKLKVDLTAVLLGSDIDDAAEELTAYGADKVLYADSPLLKHYTTDGYTKVIADLVEEKKPEIVLIGASFIGRDLGPRLAAKLVTGLTADCTGLDIDAETNNLMMTRPAFGGNLMATIVCGDHRPQMSTVRPGVFDKLEKADVKADRIEKVSADVSEDDIRIKVQEVVKLAKDVVDIGEAKVIVSGGRGLGSKEGFEVLKELADVLEGTVGGSRAAIDNGWIDKAYQVGQTGKTVRPALYIAVGISGAIQHLAGMQDSGYIVAVNKDENAAIMKVADLAIVGDYTKVIPELVTQIKALNE, translated from the coding sequence ATGAATATAGCAGACTACAGAGGTGTATGGGTATTTGCTGAACAGAGAGACGGTGAACTTCAAAAAGTAGCTCTGGAATTATTGGGAAAAGGAAGAGAACTTGCAGACAAATTAAAGGTTGATCTGACTGCAGTACTTCTCGGAAGCGATATAGATGATGCCGCAGAAGAATTGACTGCGTATGGAGCAGACAAGGTGCTGTATGCAGACAGTCCGCTATTGAAACACTATACTACGGACGGATATACAAAGGTAATTGCAGACCTTGTAGAAGAGAAAAAACCGGAAATAGTACTTATAGGTGCAAGCTTCATTGGAAGAGATCTGGGACCAAGACTGGCAGCCAAACTCGTTACGGGACTTACAGCCGATTGTACCGGACTCGACATAGATGCGGAGACGAACAATCTCATGATGACAAGACCGGCTTTTGGTGGGAATCTTATGGCAACAATAGTTTGCGGGGACCACAGACCGCAGATGTCAACAGTAAGGCCGGGGGTTTTCGATAAACTTGAGAAAGCCGATGTGAAGGCTGACAGGATAGAAAAAGTGAGCGCAGATGTTTCAGAGGACGACATAAGGATAAAGGTACAGGAAGTAGTGAAACTTGCAAAGGACGTAGTGGATATTGGAGAAGCAAAGGTAATTGTATCCGGAGGAAGAGGGCTTGGAAGCAAGGAAGGCTTTGAAGTTCTGAAGGAACTGGCAGATGTGCTTGAGGGAACTGTAGGTGGTTCCAGAGCTGCTATTGACAATGGCTGGATAGACAAGGCATATCAAGTTGGACAAACCGGGAAGACGGTAAGGCCGGCACTCTATATAGCAGTTGGAATATCAGGAGCAATACAGCACCTGGCAGGCATGCAGGACAGTGGATATATTGTGGCTGTAAACAAGGATGAAAATGCTGCAATAATGAAGGTGGCTGACCTTGCCATTGTAGGAGACTATACCAAGGTCATACCTGAACTTGTAACTC